From the genome of Alosa alosa isolate M-15738 ecotype Scorff River chromosome 20, AALO_Geno_1.1, whole genome shotgun sequence, one region includes:
- the LOC125285609 gene encoding progranulin-like, with translation MLSRAALVSFWVGLVSARVICPDGRVCPEKNTCCLTEGGYGCCIYPSAVCCSDQLHCCPAGYHCSEAAQSCMKDGLPWFRLPWYKNTPAKEPEMTLFKPDSETNSIQEKPSGVSVVWCDNFYYCLDGATCCRYVYGSWFCCIYTLGQCCRDGIHCCPYGTHCDVTSTHCLKGGLGIAATPQLPALRSDKAQLDPCCLSEAGCCQVGFHCDRELRACVRDFAAPVPWVTLELAPGDGSVALTTQVIRCDGRFYCPDGNSCCKSPTGEWGCCPYPLGQCCLDGKHCCEYKWKCDPTSMSCVKGDTNIPSSAMREIQLL, from the exons ATGTTGTCCCGTGCTGCACTGGTTTCCTTCTGGGTAGGACTGGTTTCTGCCAGAGTCATCTGCCCGGATGGGCGTGTGTGCCCAGAAAAGAACACTTGCTGTCTGACCGAAGGAGGATATGGATGTTGCATCTATCCCTCC GCCGTGTGCTGTTCTGACCAGTTGCACTGTTGTCCAGCTGGCTACCActgcagtgaagcagctcagtCTTGTATGAAAGATGGCCTGCCATGGTTCAGACTGCCGTGGTATAAAAACACGCCTGCTAAGGAACCAGAGATGACTCTCTTCAAGCCTGATTCTGAGACAAACAGCATTCAGGAGAAGCCTTCAGGCgtgtctgtggtgtggtgtgataaCTTCTATTACTGCCTTGATGGTGCAACATGCTGCAGATACGTATATGGATCCTGGTTTTGCTGCATATACACATTA GGTCAGTGCTGTAGGGATGGCATTCACTGCTGTCCGTATGGCACCCACTGTGATGTCACCTCTACCCACTGTCTGAAGGGGGGTCTAGGCATAGCTGCCACTCCTCAGCTGCCTGCCCTCAGATCGGATAAAGCTCAG CTGGACCCGTGCTGTCTGAGCGAAGCAGGCTGTTGTCAGGTGGGATTCCACTGTGACAGAGAGCTGAGGGCTTGTGTGAGAGACTTTGCTGCTCCTGTACCCTGGGTCACACTGGAGCTGGCCCCTGGAGATGGCAGCGTGGCCCTGACCACTCAGGTCATACGCTGTGACGGACGTTTCTACTGCCCCGACGGCAACTCCTGCTGCAAGTCACCCACTGGAGAATGGGGTTGCTGCCCGTACCCACTG GGCCAATGCTGCCTAGATGGTAAGCACTGCTGTGAGTACAAGTGGAAATGTGACCCGACCTCCATGAGCTGTGTGAAGGGAGACACCAACATCCCTTCATCTGCCATGAGGGAGATACAGCTACTGTGA